CCACCAGCGTCACCGCGATGCTCTCGTCACCGAACAGACCACCTCCTCCCTCATCTGTGCGTTCGTAGGTGATGGGACTGACATCATCGACCAGATTGTCCCCTGGCACGTAACGGGTGAGGTCCCCGGCGCGTGACACTTCCGGTTGCGTCTGCGCGGCGTACTCGGCGGCGGGCAGATCGAGGCCCAACTCCGTCACGACGGGCGCGATGGCCTGCGCGGCAACCTGGGCACCGGTCGGCGTCCAGTGGGTGTCTGTTCTGAAGAACAGGTCCTCGGTTTTGGCCCTCTCGAACGCGGTCAGCAGGTCCGGTGCGGGAATCCCGGCCTTCTGGAGGTCCGCACGGAACGACTGGTACAGCGGCGCGGTCTGTGCGGGCACCTTCGCTTTCGTCTGGTCCGCGTAGACGCGGGCCTTCGAGGGGATCAGGGCGACGACCAGTTGCGCGCCGTCCTTCTTCAACTCGTCCCGCACCTCCTGGATGTACGCGAGTTTGCCCTGAATCTCGGCAGCATCCTCAGCGGAGGTCTGGTACTCCTCACTCGTGAACAGCCAGCCCTCTTTGCCGATCAGGGCGCCGTCGCGGGCCTCCCCGAACAGACGGGCGTTCAGGCCGCCCCACAGGTTCACGCTGGCGTCCCGCCAGGGCACCCTGGCGTCGAGGTTCTCTTTCTCGTACGTGAGCATGGCTTCCCCGGTCACGACGTCTTTCCCCTGCGGCCACTGCCGCACCGTGGGCGTCAGGACTGTCAGGACCGCACCGACGGCCACCACGCCCAGCAGGAACGCGGCAGGCAGCCAGTGCAGCACGGCAGGGGCCGATGGGTTGTCGGCATTGGGTTTCACGGTGTCCTGCGCAAATTCAGTCATGTCAGGTCACCTCAGAACTGGAAGTAAAGGAAAGGAGTGTAGCTTTGAGCGGACAGTTTCATGATCGCCAGCACGAACAGCGGCAACAGCACCACGGTCGCCCCGACGGCCAGACGGGGGCGCAACAAGCGGCTTCCCACATCCCCGACCCGGCTTCCCCAGTAGGGAGCGAGGTACACCAGGAGGCCGCCCAGGACCATGCTGACCAGCACGCTGGGTTTGACCTGCCACGCGAGCGTGTCGCTCAGCGACACGCCGTTCAAGCCGAGCATGCCCCGGTACATGCGGAAGGCGTCCGGGACGCTGTCCGCGCGGAACATCACCCACCCGATGATCACCAGGATCATCGTGCCCGGAATGGTCAGCCACGCCGGGCTGGGCTTCCAGAGGCTCGCTTCCTTCATGCGCCGCTCGACCGCCAGGATGCTGCCGTGCCAGACGCCCCACAGCACGAACGTCCAGTTCGCGCCGTGCCACAGGCCACCCAGGACCATGGTCAGCCACAGGTTCAGGTACGTGCGCGCCCGCCCGTACCGGTTGCCGCCCAGGCTGATGTACAGGTACTCGCGCAGCCAGGAGCTGAGGCTCATGTGCCAGCGGCGCCAGAATTCCGTGATGGAGCGGGAGATGTACGGGTGGTTGAAGTTCTCCGGGAACTTGAAGCCCATCATGGCCGCCAGGCCGATGGCCATATCGCTGTACCCGCTGAAGTCGAAGTACAGCTGCAGGGTGTACGCCAGCGCGCCCAGCCAGGCGTCCGCCATGGTCGGGTTGGGCTGGTTGAAGGTCGCAGTCACGAGCGGCGCGATGGAATCTGCGATCAGGACTTTCTTCGCGAAACCAGTCATGAAGCGCGTGGCGCCGTAGGAGAATTTCTCCATGGTGTGCGTGCGGCTGCGGAACTGATCGGCGAGCAGGTTGTACTTCAGGACCGGTCCGGCGATCAGGTGCGGGAACAGCGCGATGAACGCCGCGAAGTCCAGCGGGTTATGAGTGGCCTTCTCTTCTCGGCGGTACACGTCGACGATGTAACTGATCGCGTGGAAGATGAAGAACGACAGGCCGATGGGCAGCAGGATCGGTGTCCAGCTGAAGGGCTGGAGGCCGAACGACTGCGTGACAGCGTTGAAGGAATCGATGCCGAAGTTCGCGTACTTGAAGTACGCGAGCGCCCCGAGGTTCAGTACGATGGCGCTGATGAGGGTCCAGCGCCGCCGGGCCCCGTCGGGTTGCTTCTCGAGGATCAGGCCGTACAGATATGCGACACCGGTGATGGCGACGAGCAGCCAGAGGAAGTCGAGCCGCCACCAGGCGTACAGGGCGTAACTGCCGATCAGAATCCACGCGCTCCGCCCCTTGAAGGGGAGGAGGTAGTAGACGATCAGGAAGATCGGCAGGAACAGGAACAGGAAGACGTTACTGCTGAAGACCACAGCAGGCGCCTTACTTCGTCTTGGTGGCGCTCTGGGTGATGGTCAGGCCGCTGTCCGTGAGGACCAGGGCGTAGGCGTTACCGCGTTCGAGCTTGAGTTCCTTGATGCTGCCGAGGTGCCTGGTGCCGCTGAAGGCGGCGAGGGTGACGGTGATGCCGTTCACGGCGCGGCTGCCGCTCTCGCCGGGTTTCACGCCGGTCACGACGGCGGTCTTGCCGTCGGCGGTTTTCAGGTCGACGCTGGCCGTCTTGCTGAGATTGTAGATGGTCAGGACGGCCTTGGCGCGGTTCTCAGCTCCCTCATCTTTGAGAAGGACCAGCTTGCTGCCCTGCAGGGCGACGCTGTAGAAGTTCCCGGCCTCGACCTTGAGTTTGCCGCTGACCGTGCCGAGCTTGGCGGTGAGTTCGCCCTGGGGAATGACGACGTACGCGCTGGCCGCGCCCTTCTCGGCGGTGACGCTCTTGCTGCCGAGGGTGGCGGTCGGGGCGTTCAGGACGCGCACGAAGGCGCTGTCGGCAGGGGGGGCTGGGTCGTACAACCCGGTGTCCTGCGCGGCAGCGAACGAGAGGAGAAGAGCAGCCGAAAGGAAAGGGGTCCGCATAGACCCTTACCGTACACTGTCTCTTTTCTCATTGTTCGGAATCTGCGTACCCTCTGATTGGAACCTGATCCCACACAGGGTAGTTGGCTGGAACTAGACTCTGTTGGCGAATTCAGTGTGCTGGTTGTAGTCGAGCAAATTGGGTGCGATACGTGCTCTCCGGGCGCTCTCCGGCGAGCCATTGGGTTGCGCGTACCATGTTCATTGCT
The Deinococcus seoulensis genome window above contains:
- a CDS encoding MBOAT family O-acyltransferase, giving the protein MVFSSNVFLFLFLPIFLIVYYLLPFKGRSAWILIGSYALYAWWRLDFLWLLVAITGVAYLYGLILEKQPDGARRRWTLISAIVLNLGALAYFKYANFGIDSFNAVTQSFGLQPFSWTPILLPIGLSFFIFHAISYIVDVYRREEKATHNPLDFAAFIALFPHLIAGPVLKYNLLADQFRSRTHTMEKFSYGATRFMTGFAKKVLIADSIAPLVTATFNQPNPTMADAWLGALAYTLQLYFDFSGYSDMAIGLAAMMGFKFPENFNHPYISRSITEFWRRWHMSLSSWLREYLYISLGGNRYGRARTYLNLWLTMVLGGLWHGANWTFVLWGVWHGSILAVERRMKEASLWKPSPAWLTIPGTMILVIIGWVMFRADSVPDAFRMYRGMLGLNGVSLSDTLAWQVKPSVLVSMVLGGLLVYLAPYWGSRVGDVGSRLLRPRLAVGATVVLLPLFVLAIMKLSAQSYTPFLYFQF
- a CDS encoding alginate O-acetyltransferase AlgX-related protein → MTEFAQDTVKPNADNPSAPAVLHWLPAAFLLGVVAVGAVLTVLTPTVRQWPQGKDVVTGEAMLTYEKENLDARVPWRDASVNLWGGLNARLFGEARDGALIGKEGWLFTSEEYQTSAEDAAEIQGKLAYIQEVRDELKKDGAQLVVALIPSKARVYADQTKAKVPAQTAPLYQSFRADLQKAGIPAPDLLTAFERAKTEDLFFRTDTHWTPTGAQVAAQAIAPVVTELGLDLPAAEYAAQTQPEVSRAGDLTRYVPGDNLVDDVSPITYERTDEGGGGLFGDESIAVTLVGTSYSAETKDNVWHFDGALAAALGTEVLNMAREGKGPIVPMREYLTSPERKDNPAQVVVWEIPERFLRVQYGD
- a CDS encoding alginate O-acetyltransferase AlgF, coding for MRTPFLSAALLLSFAAAQDTGLYDPAPPADSAFVRVLNAPTATLGSKSVTAEKGAASAYVVIPQGELTAKLGTVSGKLKVEAGNFYSVALQGSKLVLLKDEGAENRAKAVLTIYNLSKTASVDLKTADGKTAVVTGVKPGESGSRAVNGITVTLAAFSGTRHLGSIKELKLERGNAYALVLTDSGLTITQSATKTK